A part of Vulpes lagopus strain Blue_001 chromosome 4, ASM1834538v1, whole genome shotgun sequence genomic DNA contains:
- the LOC121489419 gene encoding LOW QUALITY PROTEIN: solute carrier family 35 member F5-like (The sequence of the model RefSeq protein was modified relative to this genomic sequence to represent the inferred CDS: inserted 4 bases in 3 codons; deleted 1 base in 1 codon), whose translation MVRGLLSGKLHSNDKIGSAVGTQWRCSYLNFGIQEEFLEYALLELLLKANTCCLSRRPLPALPGRVGPVASSRAPPSPPEGPRGFRGRASGAAPRQVPRRLCEAEAAAVALGGGGAGPGRAEAAHGPPRRHRGAGGPGALGSSRPFGRRSAEVSAAALEDLREAFKVRLQMACVFTMNRMNSQSSGFTQRRRMALGIVILLLVDVTWVASSELTSYVFTQYDKPFFSTFAKTPMFVLYLLGFIIWKPWRQQCTRGFRGKHAAFFADAEGYFAACTTDTTMNSSLSEPLYVPVKFHDIPSEKPENTNIDAEKTPKKSRVRFSNIMEIRQXLEAKLSRMSYPTVKEQESLLKTVGKLTTTQVAKISFFSFCFVWFLANLSYQEALSDTQVAIVNILSSTSGLFTLILAAVFPSNSGDRFTLSKLLAVILSIGGVVLVNLSGSEKSAGRDTIGSIWSLVGAMLYAVYIVMIKRKXREDKLDIPMFFGFVGLFNLLLLWPGFFLLHYTGFEDFEFPNKVVLMCIIVNGLIGTVLSEFLWLWGCFLTSSLIGTLALSLTIPLSIIADMCMQKVQFSWLFFAGTIPVFFSFFIATXLCHYNNWDPVMVGIRRIFAFICRKHRIQRVPEDSEQCESLIPMHGVSQEDGAS comes from the exons ATGGTACGGGGCTTACTGTCTGGGAAGCTGCATTCT AATGACAAAATAGGAAGTGCTGTGGGAACACAGTGGAGGTGTTCTTACCTTAACTTTGGAATTCAAGAAGAATTCCTGGAATATGCGTTGCTTGAGCTGCTCCTGAAAGCTAACACGTGTTGCCTTTCCCGTCGCCCGCTCCCCGCCCTGCCGGGCCGAGTGGGGCCGGTGGCGTCAAGccgcgcccccccctccccccccgagGGACCCCGAGGCTTCAGGGGCCGGGCCTCCGGCGCAGCGCCACGTCAGGTACCGCGACGGCTCTGTGAGGCCGAGGCCGCGGCCGTGGCgctgggcggcgggggggcggggccgggccgggccgaggCCGCTCACGGGCCGCCGCGACGCCATCGCGGGGCAGGAGGGCCAGGTGCGCTGGGTTCTTCACGCCCTTTTGGACGGCGATCTGCCGAGGTTTCAGCCGCTGCCCTTGAAGATCTCAGAGAGGCCTTTAAAGTAAGACTGCAAATGGCGTGTGTATTTACCATGAACCGGATGAACTCCCAGAGCAGTGGTTTCACTCAGCGCAGGCGGATGGCTCTTGGGATCGTCATTCTCCTCCTTGTTGATGTGACATGGGTCGCTTCCTCAGAACTTACTTCGTATGTTTTTACTCAGTACGACAAGCCATTCTTCAGCACCTTTGCAAAAACACCTATGTTTGTTCTATACCTTTTGGGCTTTATTATTTGGAAGCCATGGAGACAGCAGTGTACAAGAGGATTTCGAGGAAAGCATGCTGCT TTTTTTGCAGATGCTGAAGGTTACTTTGCTGCTTGCACAACAGATACGACTATGAATAGTTCCTTGAGTGAACCTCTGTATGTTCCTGTGAAATTTCATGATATTCCAAGTGAAAAACCTGAGAACACAAACATTGATGCTGAAAAAACTCCCAAAAAGTCTCGTGTAAGGTTCAGTAATATCATGGAGATTCGGC CATTGGAAGCTAAGTTGTCTCGCATGTCATATCCTACTGTGAAAGAACAAGAATCCTTACTCAAAACTGTGGGGAAACTTACTACAACTCAAGTAGCAaaaattagctttttttctttttgctttgtgtgGTTTCTGGCAAATTTGTCATATCAAGAAGCACTTTCAGACACACAGGTTGCTATAGTTAATATTTTGTCCTCAACTTCTGGACTTTTTACCTTAATTCTTGCTGCAGTGTTTCCAAGTAATAGTGGAGATAGATTTACTCTTTCTAAACTGTTAGCTGTAATTTTAAGCATTGGAGGTGTTGTGCTGGTAAACTTGTCAGGGTCTGAAAAATCTGCTGGAAGAGATACAATAGGTTCCATTTGGTCTCTCGTTGGAGCCATGCTCTATGCTGTCTATATAGTTATGATTAAGAGAA GTAGGGAAGATAAGTTGGATATTCCAATGTTCTTTGGTTTTGTAGGTCTGTTTAATCTGCTGCTCTTATGGCCAGGTTTCTTTTTACTTCATTATACTGGATTTGAGGACTTTGAGTTTCCCAATAAAGTAGTATTAATGTGCATTATCGTTAATGGCCTTATTGGAACAGTTCTCTCAGAGTTCCTGTGGTTGTGGGGCTGCTTTCTTACCTCATCGTTGATAGGCACACTTGCACTAAGCCTTACAATACCTCTATCCATAATAGCTGACATGTGTATGCAAAAGGTGCAgttttcttggttattttttgCAGGCACTAtccctgtatttttttcattttttattgcaac CTTATGCCATTATAATAATTGGGATCCTGTGATGGTAGGAATCAGAAGAATATTTGCCTTTATATGCAGGAAACATCGAATTCAGAGGGTTCCAGAAGACAGTGAACAGTGTGAGAGTCTCATTCCTATGCACGGTGTTTCTCAGGAGGATGGAGCTAGTTAG